From one Streptomyces sp. N50 genomic stretch:
- the ccrA gene encoding crotonyl-CoA carboxylase/reductase, translating into MKDILEAIQSPDSTPADFAALPLPESYRAITVHKDETDMFAGLTTRDKDPRKSIHLDDVPVPELGPGEALVAVMASSVNYNSVWTSIFEPLSTFGFLERYGKLSELTKRHDLPYHVIGSDLAGVVLRTGPGVNAWKPGDEVVAHCLSVELESSDGHNDTMLDPEQRIWGFETNFGGLAEIALVKSNQLMPKPGHLSWEEAAAPGLVNSTAYRQLVSRNGAGMKQGDNVLIWGASGGLGSYATQFALAGGANPICVVSSPQKADICRAMGAEAIIDRTAEDYKFWADEHNQDPREWKRFGKRIRELTGGEDVDIVFEHPGRETFGASVYVTRKGGTIVTCASTSGFNHEYDNRYLWMSLKRIIGSHFANYREAWEANRLVAKGKIHPTLSKVYSLEETGQAAYDVHRNLHQGKVGVLCLAPEEGLGVRDEEKRAQHIDAINRFRNI; encoded by the coding sequence GTGAAGGACATCCTCGAAGCGATCCAGTCGCCGGACTCGACTCCGGCCGACTTCGCCGCCCTGCCGCTCCCCGAGTCGTACCGCGCGATCACCGTGCACAAGGACGAGACGGACATGTTCGCGGGCCTCACCACCCGCGACAAGGACCCCCGCAAGTCGATCCACCTCGACGACGTCCCGGTGCCCGAACTCGGCCCGGGCGAGGCCCTGGTGGCCGTCATGGCGTCGAGCGTCAACTACAACTCCGTGTGGACGTCGATCTTCGAGCCGCTGTCGACGTTCGGCTTCCTGGAGCGCTACGGCAAGCTCAGCGAGCTCACCAAGCGGCACGACCTGCCGTACCACGTCATCGGCTCCGACCTCGCGGGCGTCGTCCTGCGCACCGGCCCCGGCGTCAACGCCTGGAAGCCCGGTGACGAGGTCGTCGCGCACTGCCTGAGCGTGGAGCTGGAGTCGAGCGACGGGCACAACGACACGATGCTCGACCCCGAGCAGCGGATCTGGGGCTTCGAGACGAACTTCGGCGGCCTCGCCGAGATCGCGCTCGTCAAGTCGAACCAACTGATGCCCAAGCCGGGCCACTTGTCGTGGGAGGAGGCCGCCGCCCCGGGGCTGGTGAACTCCACCGCCTACCGGCAGCTGGTCTCCCGCAACGGCGCCGGCATGAAGCAGGGCGACAACGTCCTCATCTGGGGCGCGAGCGGCGGACTCGGCTCGTACGCCACGCAGTTCGCGCTCGCGGGCGGCGCCAACCCCATCTGCGTCGTGTCCTCGCCCCAGAAGGCGGACATCTGCCGGGCGATGGGCGCCGAGGCGATCATCGACCGCACCGCCGAGGACTACAAGTTCTGGGCCGACGAGCACAACCAGGACCCGCGCGAGTGGAAGCGCTTCGGCAAGCGCATCCGTGAACTGACCGGCGGCGAGGACGTGGACATCGTCTTCGAGCACCCGGGCCGCGAGACCTTCGGCGCAAGCGTTTACGTCACGCGCAAGGGCGGCACGATCGTCACCTGCGCCTCGACCTCCGGGTTCAACCACGAGTACGACAACCGCTACCTGTGGATGTCCCTGAAGCGGATCATCGGCTCGCACTTCGCCAACTACCGCGAGGCCTGGGAGGCCAACCGGCTGGTCGCCAAGGGCAAGATCCACCCGACGCTCTCCAAGGTGTACTCCCTGGAGGAGACCGGCCAGGCCGCCTACGACGTCCACCGCAACCTCCACCAGGGCAAGGTCGGCGTCCTGTGCCTCGCCCCCGAGGAAGGCCTCGGTGTGCGCGACGAGGAGAAGCGCGCCCAGCACATCGACGCCATCAACCGCTTCCGGAACATCTGA
- a CDS encoding TetR family transcriptional regulator, whose product MQYVRVMPQPAKPSRTPATPDAPESAAGSRAAAQRLKMRRELAAAAMELFATKGYEATTVDEIAAAAGVARRTFFRHFRSKEEAIFPDHDDTLIRAEAVLNAAPAHEHPLDTVCRGIKEVMRMYAAQPEISVARYKLTREVPTLREAEIASVARYERLFTRYLLGHFDEHAHDDDANDDPLLAEVAASAVVTAHNHVLRRWLRAGGQGDVEAQLDHAFGIVRKTFGSGIGAGRTTTPKPATAMVHQQGEVLVTVARTDAPLDEVMRTIEEALRDR is encoded by the coding sequence ATGCAGTACGTTCGGGTCATGCCCCAGCCCGCCAAGCCCTCCCGTACACCTGCCACGCCCGACGCACCGGAGAGTGCCGCGGGCAGTCGCGCCGCCGCCCAGCGCCTCAAGATGCGGCGCGAGTTGGCGGCGGCCGCGATGGAGCTGTTCGCGACCAAGGGGTACGAGGCGACCACCGTCGACGAGATCGCGGCCGCGGCCGGGGTCGCGCGCCGGACGTTCTTCCGCCACTTCCGCTCCAAGGAAGAGGCGATCTTTCCCGACCACGACGACACCTTGATCCGGGCCGAGGCGGTCCTCAACGCCGCCCCCGCGCACGAGCACCCGCTCGACACGGTCTGCCGGGGCATCAAGGAAGTCATGCGCATGTACGCGGCCCAGCCGGAGATCTCGGTCGCCCGCTACAAACTGACGCGCGAGGTGCCCACCCTGCGCGAGGCCGAGATCGCGTCGGTGGCCCGCTACGAGCGGCTGTTCACGCGCTATCTCCTGGGCCACTTCGACGAGCACGCGCACGACGACGACGCCAACGACGACCCGCTGCTCGCCGAGGTCGCCGCCTCGGCCGTGGTCACCGCCCACAACCACGTGCTGCGGCGCTGGCTGCGGGCCGGCGGCCAGGGCGACGTCGAGGCACAGCTCGACCACGCCTTCGGGATCGTACGGAAGACGTTCGGCAGCGGTATCGGCGCCGGCCGCACCACGACCCCCAAGCCGGCCACCGCGATGGTGCACCAGCAGGGCGAGGTCCTGGTGACGGTGGCCCGCACCGACGCCCCGCTGGACGAGGTCATGCGGACCATCGAAGAGGCACTGCGGGACCGCTGA
- a CDS encoding 3-hydroxyacyl-CoA dehydrogenase family protein, with the protein MAAPLSDAPLSPFKTIAVVGLGTMGTGITEVLARAGREVVGIDVSEAATSHAVAALETATAHAVRRGRLTEQERADALARVRTSTDLSAAADADLVIEVAPESYEIKHQIFRELDGIVRPDTILATGTNALSVTRLAADSARPERVLGLHFFNPAPAMKLVEVVSSVLTAPAAVAAVTELAIELGKEPVAVGDRPGFVADGLLFGYLNQAAAMYEAKYASREDIDAAMRLGCGLPMGPLALLDLIGIDTARTVLEAMYAESHDRLHAPAPILKQLSEAGLTGRKTGRGFYSYETPGSAAVVRDALTPAEGARLTPGRTVRSVGVAGSGTMASGIAEVFAKAGYDVVLAARSEEKAQLAKSRIGKSLSRSVDRGRMTAEAAAGTLERITPAGSYDSFADVDLAVEAVAEDLEIKQQLFATLDKVCKPGAVLATTTSSLPVVACARATSRPQDVIGMHFFNPAPAMKLVEVVRTVLTGDDVQSTVHEVCVKIKKHAVDCGDRAGFIVNALLFPYLNNAIKMVQEHYASLDDIDAAMKLGGGYPMGPFELLDVVGLDVSLAIEKVLHREFRDPGLAPAPLLEHLVAAGCLGRKTGRGFREYARR; encoded by the coding sequence ATGGCAGCTCCCCTGTCCGACGCTCCCCTGTCCCCGTTCAAGACCATTGCCGTCGTCGGTCTCGGCACGATGGGCACCGGTATCACCGAGGTCCTCGCCCGGGCCGGCCGCGAGGTCGTCGGCATCGACGTCAGCGAGGCCGCGACCTCCCACGCCGTCGCCGCCCTGGAGACCGCGACCGCCCACGCCGTGCGACGCGGCCGGCTGACCGAGCAGGAGCGCGCCGACGCCCTGGCACGCGTCCGCACCTCCACTGACCTGAGCGCCGCGGCCGACGCAGACCTGGTCATCGAGGTGGCCCCGGAGTCGTACGAGATCAAGCACCAGATCTTCCGCGAGCTGGACGGGATCGTGCGCCCCGACACCATTCTCGCGACGGGCACGAACGCGCTCTCCGTGACCCGGCTGGCGGCCGATTCGGCGCGCCCGGAGCGGGTGCTCGGGCTGCACTTCTTCAACCCGGCGCCCGCGATGAAGCTGGTCGAGGTCGTCTCCTCGGTGCTGACCGCGCCCGCCGCCGTCGCCGCGGTCACCGAGCTGGCGATCGAACTGGGCAAGGAGCCCGTCGCGGTCGGCGACCGGCCCGGGTTCGTCGCGGACGGGCTGCTGTTCGGCTACCTCAACCAGGCGGCCGCGATGTACGAGGCGAAGTACGCCTCCCGCGAGGACATCGACGCGGCGATGCGGCTCGGCTGCGGGCTCCCCATGGGCCCGCTCGCGCTCCTCGACCTCATCGGCATCGACACCGCGCGCACGGTCCTGGAGGCCATGTACGCCGAGTCCCACGACCGCCTGCACGCCCCCGCGCCGATCCTGAAACAGCTCAGCGAGGCGGGCCTGACCGGCCGTAAGACGGGCCGCGGCTTCTACTCCTACGAAACTCCGGGCAGCGCGGCCGTCGTGCGGGACGCGCTGACGCCGGCCGAGGGCGCGCGGCTCACGCCGGGCCGTACGGTCCGCTCGGTCGGGGTCGCCGGTTCCGGGACGATGGCGTCCGGGATCGCCGAGGTCTTCGCCAAGGCCGGGTACGACGTCGTGCTCGCCGCCCGCAGCGAGGAGAAGGCGCAGCTCGCCAAGTCCCGTATCGGCAAGTCGCTTTCGCGCTCGGTCGACCGGGGACGGATGACCGCCGAGGCCGCCGCGGGGACCCTGGAGCGGATCACTCCGGCGGGTTCCTACGACTCCTTCGCGGACGTCGATCTCGCCGTCGAGGCGGTCGCCGAGGACCTGGAGATCAAGCAGCAGCTGTTCGCGACGCTGGACAAGGTCTGCAAGCCGGGCGCGGTCCTGGCCACCACGACCTCGTCGCTCCCGGTCGTCGCGTGCGCCCGTGCCACCTCGCGTCCGCAGGACGTGATCGGCATGCACTTCTTCAACCCCGCACCGGCGATGAAGTTGGTCGAGGTCGTCCGTACGGTGTTGACGGGTGATGACGTCCAATCAACAGTTCACGAGGTCTGCGTCAAGATCAAGAAGCATGCTGTTGACTGTGGCGACCGGGCCGGATTCATCGTCAACGCCCTGCTGTTCCCGTACCTCAACAACGCGATCAAGATGGTGCAGGAGCACTATGCGTCTCTTGACGACATCGACGCCGCGATGAAGCTGGGCGGCGGCTACCCGATGGGCCCCTTCGAGTTGCTGGACGTCGTCGGGCTGGACGTCTCCCTGGCGATCGAGAAGGTCCTGCACCGCGAGTTCCGCGACCCGGGCCTCGCTCCGGCACCGCTCCTGGAGCACCTGGTGGCCGCGGGCTGCCTCGGCCGCAAGACGGGCCGCGGCTTCCGCGAATATGCCCGCCGCTGA
- a CDS encoding adenylosuccinate lyase, which produces MDEELRSLTERLRQESGGAVPYERLVATGDLDELAEVLTAVGQPLWARELAAFRLGLAGDRRAFESLVLFLNHRDPSRCASAAYALARLDDPRTARAAAALATNELRVAYALHPVRLLADLHAPESVPALITTLQRRLRPHDPYRRVALACVEGLGELADPRARPVLNDALAHPALAEAAVHALGRIPRQR; this is translated from the coding sequence ATGGACGAAGAGTTGCGATCACTCACGGAGCGCTTACGGCAGGAGTCGGGAGGGGCGGTGCCGTACGAGCGACTCGTGGCGACCGGCGACCTCGACGAACTGGCGGAGGTGCTCACGGCCGTCGGACAGCCGCTCTGGGCCCGGGAGTTGGCCGCGTTCCGCCTCGGCCTCGCCGGTGACCGGCGTGCCTTCGAGTCCCTCGTCCTGTTCCTCAACCACCGCGACCCATCCCGGTGCGCCTCCGCCGCGTACGCCCTGGCCCGCCTCGACGACCCCCGCACCGCCCGCGCGGCGGCCGCCCTCGCCACCAACGAACTCCGCGTCGCCTACGCCCTGCACCCCGTCCGCCTCCTGGCCGACCTCCACGCGCCCGAGTCGGTCCCGGCCCTCATCACCACCCTCCAGCGCCGCCTCCGCCCGCACGACCCGTACCGCCGCGTGGCCCTGGCCTGCGTCGAGGGCCTCGGTGAACTGGCCGACCCGCGCGCCAGACCGGTACTGAACGACGCGCTGGCACACCCGGCGTTGGCGGAGGCGGCGGTGCACGCGTTGGGGAGGATTCCGCGGCAGCGGTGA
- a CDS encoding GNAT family N-acetyltransferase: MDDAAEPLQIRPMVLADCDRVSEIRVLGWQFAYRGLMPQAFLDTLSAKDDAERRRARFAESDGSVLNLVASVGEEIIGWAALGPYREGEFRTGDAELYALYLDPKHVGTGAGRALMQEALRRSTALGHDRVYLWVVRGNARARRFYERAGFRADGVEEPYEVEGVLVPEVRYVRELSG; this comes from the coding sequence ATGGACGACGCCGCCGAGCCCCTTCAGATCCGCCCCATGGTTCTCGCCGACTGCGACCGCGTCTCCGAAATCCGCGTCCTGGGCTGGCAGTTCGCGTACCGGGGCCTCATGCCGCAGGCCTTCCTCGACACCCTCAGCGCGAAGGACGACGCCGAGCGGCGCCGGGCCCGCTTCGCGGAGAGCGACGGCAGCGTGCTGAACCTGGTCGCTTCGGTGGGCGAAGAGATCATCGGCTGGGCCGCGCTCGGTCCGTACCGCGAGGGCGAATTCCGCACCGGGGACGCCGAGTTGTACGCGCTCTACCTCGACCCGAAGCACGTGGGCACCGGCGCCGGGCGGGCCCTGATGCAGGAGGCCCTACGGCGATCCACTGCCCTCGGCCACGACCGCGTCTACCTCTGGGTCGTCCGGGGCAACGCCCGCGCGCGGCGCTTCTACGAACGGGCGGGGTTCCGGGCGGACGGGGTGGAGGAGCCGTACGAGGTGGAGGGGGTGTTGGTGCCCGAGGTGCGGTACGTCAGGGAGTTGAGCGGGTGA
- a CDS encoding RidA family protein, producing MSGLTRISAPDGVAPAAAYTHVVTGTGRFVAISGQLALDEDGKLVGEGDAAAQARQVFENLRRCLAAAGATFDDVIKLTFYVTDMAHMPAVRTARAAHIPDDRLPAASAVQVAALVRPEFLMEIEAFAVVGE from the coding sequence ATGAGTGGACTGACGAGGATTTCCGCCCCCGACGGCGTCGCCCCCGCGGCGGCCTACACGCACGTCGTGACGGGTACCGGCCGCTTCGTCGCGATCTCTGGCCAGCTCGCCCTGGACGAGGACGGCAAGCTCGTCGGCGAGGGCGACGCGGCGGCACAGGCCCGCCAGGTCTTCGAGAACCTCCGCCGCTGCCTGGCCGCCGCGGGCGCCACATTCGACGACGTGATCAAACTGACCTTCTACGTAACGGACATGGCCCACATGCCGGCCGTCCGCACGGCCCGCGCGGCACACATACCCGACGACCGGCTCCCCGCCGCCTCGGCCGTCCAGGTCGCCGCGCTGGTGCGACCGGAGTTCCTGATGGAGATCGAGGCGTTCGCGGTGGTCGGCGAATAA